The sequence ACGGCGACGTAGTACCGGCCGCGCGGCACCGACGCGTCGACGGCTTCCCACGCCTCCGCGGAGTCGTTCTGTCGGCGGACGGACTTGGCGACGACGGGGTCCGGACCGTTCGCCCGTTCGCGGTACAGATAGAGGTCGTAGTCGGCGGACGTGTTCCAGGAGAGCCGCAGCGACACCTCTCCGCCGGTGACCGCTCCGCCGGCCAATCGGTTGCCCTGCGTCTCGTTCGAGAAGTTCACCCAGCCGTCGGCCGGCCCGTCGCCGACCCACTGGCTGTTCGCGTAGTTGCCCGCCGAGGTGACGAACGTCGTCCCGTTGGCGGCGGCGCGCTCAGCCGCGGCGGTGATGCGCTCGTTGGTCTCCGGGTTCGAGGCGAAGTAGCTTCCGGCGTCGACCACGACGGTCACGTCGTTGGCGACCAGCCAGTCGATAGCCCGCTCGTACTCTTCGGGCGTCGGGTCGTCGCCGACGGCCGCGAGATACAGCTTGGCGTCCGGCGCGGTTTCGGCGACGACGGCGGCGACGGCGGTGTCGTGTCGGCCGTCGGCTCGTCGCTGCGGGCCGACGGGCACTTCACCGGTCCCGCGTTCGTCGGGCGCGCGTCGATGCCCGGCGACCTGACCGTCGAGAGACGTCCCCTCCGGTTCGAACGAGGCGCCGACGACGCCGACGGCGACGCCGTCGCCGGTGATACCCCGCTCGTGAACGCGTTCCGTCGAGACGATGTGACCGCCGGTCCGGCTCACCTGTCCGAAGGGGGCCGTCGTCGCCGAATCCTCTCCGGGAAGCAGCGGAACCGTCGCGGCGACGGACCCGGCCAGTGGCGCGCTCGACGCGGTGACGAGCACGCAGACGGCCAGCACGCACGCGACGAGTCGTCGGTTCATCGGCCAGAGTCAGTGTGCACGCTCGCGGTGCCGGTCGCCGGGTCTGTTCACCTATCGACGACCTCCAGCACGAGGACTGCAGCGAGGACGAGTGCACCGCCGGCCAGAAACGCGACGCCGGGGGGCAGCGTCCCGAGAAGCGGGGCGATTCCGCCGGCGACGCTGTCGCCGACTCGCGGGGCCGTCCCCGGCCCGCCGGCGTCGGAGACGGTCACCGCCGCCCCGAACAGCCACTGGACGAGCACCGCGCCGACGGCCAACAACGCGGCGACGCCGACGAACTTCCGCAAGGAGTCGAGCACCGACGCGCGGTCGTCCTCCTGGCCGGCGCAGACGACGAGCGGGCTGTCGACGGGCGCGTAGACGTTCATCTCGCGTCCCTTCACGGAGTACTCCGTGTCGACGACTTCGACGAGGCCAGCGTCCTGTAAGTTCCCGAGGTGGTGCCGGACGTTCTGCAGAGACGTGTCGACGGCGTCGGACAGCTCCGAAGCCGTCGCGTCGCGCTCGTACAGCTCCGTGAGAACCGACCGAGCGGTCTCCGAGGAGAGCGACGAGATGAGCTGCTCCGCGTCGTCGTCGTCGAGCCACAGGACGCGGGGGGTTCGAGCCTCCCGCTCTGCGTCTCTGTCAGACGGGAGCAGACCTGACATGGATTCTCATTCCATGGACAGGTTAGTAAACCCTTCGACAGATTCAGTTACGTGTTCCGGTCAATCGGTTCGACGGTCGGCGCCTCGAATCAGGCGGAAGTCAGTCGGTCACGACGTCGAGACGCCGCGTGTCGCTCGGGAGTCGCCCCGCGGCGTAGAGCGCCAGAAGTGCCGCGAGTTCGATGCCGAGCGCGAGCGCGAACAGTCGGAACACGCTGTCGAACGGGACGTCCGCCCCCGTGAGGAACCCGACCGCACCGCTCCCGCCCGACTCGATGAGGAGAGCGACGCCGCTGAAGACGGCGTAGGCGCTCCCGCGGTTCTCCGCCGGGAGCGCGCCGAGCATGTACGTGTCGAGCGCCGGAAACAGACTGTGGACGACGTACCCGAGCGTCGCCGTCACGACTAACACTGGAACGAAGTCGGATACGAGCGTCAGGGCACCTAAGCACGCGCCGAACGCAGCGACGATGCCGAGAACGTATGGCAGGTGCGGCAGACGGTCTGCGAGGCGGCCGCTGAACCAGAACGCGGGGACGCCGGCGGCGAAGACGACGGTCAGCATCGTGTTCGCCTGCGTCGGGGTGAACCCCTTCGTCGCCGTGAGATACGGGACGTAGAAGTTGAATAACCCCTGCCAGGCGAACCCCACGACGGCGACCATCGCTACCCCCGTGAGGATGACGTGCCAGTGCGACAGCGCTTCGCGGAAGTTACGGTCGTCCCCGGCCGACGAGGGGACCGTCTCCCGCGTGCGGACGACCACGACGAGGACGGCGGTGAGCATCGCAGTACACGCCGCGAGTAGCCAGAACACGTGTCGCCACTCGCCGGCGGCCAGAAGCGTTACGACGACGGGGGCGGCGACGACGGCGGCGACCTGACTCGCCGTCCCGTGGATACCGACGGCCTGCCCGACGGCGTCCGGATACAGTTCGCCGACGAGCGGAACCGCGGCGACGAAGTACGCGCCGGAGGCGATGCCGATGGCGAACGCGCCGACCTGGAGTGCGAGCAGGGTCGTCGCCGTCGCGGTGAACGCCGCGGCGGTCGTCAGCAGCGCTCCGGTTCCCAACACGACGCGGTGACGGGGGACGCGCGTGAGCAGGTAGCCGACCGGAATCCGGGGGACGGCGGTTCCGAACCAGACGAGCGAGGTGACGAGTCCGATGGCTGCTGGACCGACATCGAACGCCGCCTGCAACGGTTCGACTAACGGAGCGAACGCCGTCCGTCCGAGGTTGACGAAAAAGACGAGCCCGCAGAGCGTTCCGAACAGACGGCGTGTCACTGCCGCGGATTCGTCGGCTGCCGGGTCAAGCGTTACGAAAGCGGACATCGAAGGTCTCCTCGGCGCCGTCGACAGCGGTTCGACCCTATCGCTTTTCGCCCGCGGCGTCGAACATCGACGCATGATAACGTCCCGTCGAATGGCGGCCGTCGACGAGAACGCGGAGGCGCTCGGCGTCCCACGGAAACAGCTGATGGAGTCCAGCGGTAACGCCGTCGCCCGCGAAGTTCGCGCCCTCGTCGACGAGGGAGCGTTGGTGGCCATCGTCGCCGGCCGCGGCAACAACGGCGGCGACGCGTTCGTCGCCGCCCGATTTCTGCAGGCGTACGACGTGACGGTCCACCTTCTCGGTCGCTCGGAGACGATTTCGACCCGCATCGCCCGCGAGAACTGGGAGGCGCTGCGGAACGCCGAGTACGACACTGAAGTCGTCTCCGACTCGACGACGCTGGACCTCGGCGAACCGGAGCTGGTCGTCGACGGGATGCTCGGAACCGGCGTCACGGGCGAACTCCGGGAGCCCGAGGCCTCGGCGGCGAGAGCCGTAAACGACGCCGATGCGACGGTGCTCGCCGTCGACGTTCCTTCCGGCGTCGACGCCGACACCGGCGAGGCCGAGGGCGTCGCCGTCGACGCCGACCGCGTGGTGACGTTCCACGACGCGAAACCCGGACTCGACACCCTCGATTCGACCGTCACCGTCGCAGACATCGGGATTCCGGCGGCCGCCGAGCGGTTCGTCGGCCCCGGCGACCTGAACGTCGTCGTCCGCGACCCCGAGAGCCACAAGGGCGACAACGGCGACGTGCTCGTCGTCGGCGGCGGGCCGTTCTCCGGCGCGCCCGCGCTATCGGCGCACGCGGTGCTCCGGGCGGGCGCGGACCTCGTCAACGTCGCGTGTCCCGAGAGCGTCGCCGACTCGGTGCGCGGCTACAGCGAGAACTTCATCGTCCACGGCCTCGACGGCGACCACCTCCGTCCCGACCACGTCGACGAACTGCTCGGCCGCGCCGAGAGCAAAGACGCCGTCGTCCTCGGTCCCGGACTCGGCGGGGCGGACGAGACGCTCGACGCCGTCCGACAGTTCCTCTCGGCGTTCGACGGCACCGCCGTCGTCGACGCCGACGCCTTACAGGTCGTCCCCGAGGTCGACACCGACGCGACGCTCGTCTGTACGCCGCACCAGGGGGAGTTACAGAAGATGGGCGGCGAGACGGCCGACGACTGGGAAGCACGTGCCGACCTGGTCGAGGAGTTCGCAGCCGACCTCGGGCAGACGCTTCTGGTGAAGGGAGCGTACGACGTGATATCCGACGGTGAGCGGACGAGAGCCAGTCGAACCGGCAACGCCGGGATGACCGTCGGTGGGACCGGGGACGTGCTCGCCGGGGTGACGGGCGCGCTCGCGGCGACCCAGGACCCGTTCGACGCCGCGTGCGTCGCCGCGTGGGCCAACGGTCGCGCCGGTGACCTCGCCGCCGAAGAGCGCGGCTACGGCCTCGTCGCGACGGACCTCCCCGACCGCCTACCGAAAGCGATGAACCGCGGCGGCGAGGTTGGAGAGGTATGACCGAGAAAGGACGACCGACCGGGCCCGCCGACCACAGCGACCCGGCCGAGGCCGCCGGCGACGCAGACGCCGACCCTGCGGACCACAGCAACCCCGATGAAGACGACCCCGAAGCCGAGACGTACCGAACGAGCAGCCGCTCCGAACTGACTCACACCGACGAAGGAGGCAACGTCCAGATGGTCGACGTCGGCGCGAAACCGGACACCGCTCGGCGCGCCGAAGCGCGAGGAGTGATTCGACTGAGCGAATCGACTATCGACGCGATCGGCGGCGACGAAATCGAGAAAGGCGACGTGCTGGCGACCGCCCGCGTCGGCGCGGTGCAGGCTGTCAAACACACCTGGGAGACGATTCCGATGTGCCACCAGATTCCCATCACGAACGTCGACACCGAGTTCGACGTGCGCGACGACCGGGTGGTGTTGACCGTCGGCGTCGAAACCACCGGCAAGACCGGCTGCGAGATGGAGGCGCTCGAAGGCGTCACCACCGGCCTGAACGTCGTCTGGGACATGGTGAAAGCCGCCGAGAAGGACGACGACGGGCAGTATCCCGACACCTCGATTCGTGACGTCGAAGTCGTTACGAAGGAGAAGCAGACGCTGGAGACACCAGACCAGTAGGCTAGCAGACGGCGTACCGGACTCTCGACCGTTCCGCGACCGGGTCGCCGTACTCCCGCCTCACCCGAATCGCGGCGCTACTCAGCGCACGCGGCGGGATGGTTCCGTCTTCGGTGATAAACGCTCGGGACGGGAACAAACGGAAAACAACTCGACGCGACTACGCCGGGTGCTCGTGTTCGCACTCGCGGCGTTCTTTCGTGACGTCGTACTCGTTGGCTCTCGCTCTAATCTCGTCAGCGTCGACGCGGACGTGCTCGCCGTCATCGTAGAGCACTTCGCCGTCGACCATGGTGAACCGCACGTCGTCGCCGTGCGCCGAGAAGACGAGGTGCGAGAGCACGTCGTGCAGCGGCGTCGCGCGCGTGAGGTCGGTGGTGAGGCCGACGACATCGGCTTTCCACCCCTTCTTCAGTTTCCCGACCCTCTCGAACCCGGCGGCCTTCGCGCCGTTTCGCGTCGCCATCTCGAAGATAACTTTTGCAGGCGTCGTCGTCGGGTCCAGCGTCTGCACCTTCTGGAGGAGGCTCGCTTGCCGCATCTCGGTGAACGCGTCGAGCGTGTTGTTGCACGGCGGGCCGTCGTTGCCGAGCGCGACGTTGATTCCCCGGTCGAGGTAGTCGACGATGGGCGCGATGCCCGAGGCGAGTTTCATGTTCGACGACGGGCAGTAGGTGACGTTCGTGCCCGTCCCTTCGAGGATTTCACGCTCGACTTCGTCGGTGTGGACGCAGTGCGCGAGGATGACGTCTTCGCCTGTCAGTCCGACCTCGTCGAGCCACTCGATGTTTCGCATCCCCGTCTCGCGCTCGA is a genomic window of Haloprofundus halophilus containing:
- a CDS encoding S8 family serine peptidase; its protein translation is MNRRLVACVLAVCVLVTASSAPLAGSVAATVPLLPGEDSATTAPFGQVSRTGGHIVSTERVHERGITGDGVAVGVVGASFEPEGTSLDGQVAGHRRAPDERGTGEVPVGPQRRADGRHDTAVAAVVAETAPDAKLYLAAVGDDPTPEEYERAIDWLVANDVTVVVDAGSYFASNPETNERITAAAERAAANGTTFVTSAGNYANSQWVGDGPADGWVNFSNETQGNRLAGGAVTGGEVSLRLSWNTSADYDLYLYRERANGPDPVVAKSVRRQNDSAEAWEAVDASVPRGRYYVAVDAYDANRTTTVDDANEGANLSVDRRSNASANRSRNASATRLRLLSSRHSLEHAVSNESVVAPATGEGVVAVGAVDTDSGRIAPYSSRSDSLVDVWGPATVRTESGTLEGTSAAAPYVAGTAALVASTCTRERRPGELVELLRNSATDDRYTPDSFAVVEATRAVEAAERPGPDGRSFQCHDTE
- a CDS encoding ArsR/SmtB family transcription factor, producing MSGLLPSDRDAEREARTPRVLWLDDDDAEQLISSLSSETARSVLTELYERDATASELSDAVDTSLQNVRHHLGNLQDAGLVEVVDTEYSVKGREMNVYAPVDSPLVVCAGQEDDRASVLDSLRKFVGVAALLAVGAVLVQWLFGAAVTVSDAGGPGTAPRVGDSVAGGIAPLLGTLPPGVAFLAGGALVLAAVLVLEVVDR
- a CDS encoding MFS transporter, with protein sequence MTRRLFGTLCGLVFFVNLGRTAFAPLVEPLQAAFDVGPAAIGLVTSLVWFGTAVPRIPVGYLLTRVPRHRVVLGTGALLTTAAAFTATATTLLALQVGAFAIGIASGAYFVAAVPLVGELYPDAVGQAVGIHGTASQVAAVVAAPVVVTLLAAGEWRHVFWLLAACTAMLTAVLVVVVRTRETVPSSAGDDRNFREALSHWHVILTGVAMVAVVGFAWQGLFNFYVPYLTATKGFTPTQANTMLTVVFAAGVPAFWFSGRLADRLPHLPYVLGIVAAFGACLGALTLVSDFVPVLVVTATLGYVVHSLFPALDTYMLGALPAENRGSAYAVFSGVALLIESGGSGAVGFLTGADVPFDSVFRLFALALGIELAALLALYAAGRLPSDTRRLDVVTD
- a CDS encoding NAD(P)H-hydrate dehydratase, whose protein sequence is MITSRRMAAVDENAEALGVPRKQLMESSGNAVAREVRALVDEGALVAIVAGRGNNGGDAFVAARFLQAYDVTVHLLGRSETISTRIARENWEALRNAEYDTEVVSDSTTLDLGEPELVVDGMLGTGVTGELREPEASAARAVNDADATVLAVDVPSGVDADTGEAEGVAVDADRVVTFHDAKPGLDTLDSTVTVADIGIPAAAERFVGPGDLNVVVRDPESHKGDNGDVLVVGGGPFSGAPALSAHAVLRAGADLVNVACPESVADSVRGYSENFIVHGLDGDHLRPDHVDELLGRAESKDAVVLGPGLGGADETLDAVRQFLSAFDGTAVVDADALQVVPEVDTDATLVCTPHQGELQKMGGETADDWEARADLVEEFAADLGQTLLVKGAYDVISDGERTRASRTGNAGMTVGGTGDVLAGVTGALAATQDPFDAACVAAWANGRAGDLAAEERGYGLVATDLPDRLPKAMNRGGEVGEV
- the moaC gene encoding cyclic pyranopterin monophosphate synthase MoaC yields the protein MTEKGRPTGPADHSDPAEAAGDADADPADHSNPDEDDPEAETYRTSSRSELTHTDEGGNVQMVDVGAKPDTARRAEARGVIRLSESTIDAIGGDEIEKGDVLATARVGAVQAVKHTWETIPMCHQIPITNVDTEFDVRDDRVVLTVGVETTGKTGCEMEALEGVTTGLNVVWDMVKAAEKDDDGQYPDTSIRDVEVVTKEKQTLETPDQ